TTTAACACCACACACCATACGAATCATAAAAACACCAATTGTAATCACTCAGACCATTTTAATCATATGAATAAATCCAGTTTCGAAGTAATTCGAagtaaaattggtttttgatAATCCAAATAAAAAGGTTATCCAAATAAGTTCATCAATCTGAGCGACACATATATTACCCGTTGAGAAATTAACTGAAgttgaacaatttctttaTGCATATCTGCGAAAagtaattcaaatttaaaacgatTTACGCAAAAAAGTAATGTCTCATTTTACCCCAAGATCACAGGGTACGTTCTCGCCGAATAGTAGGTGAACAATATTCACTTCAAAAGCGTGGCTCATTCTGTAAGGTGACATGGTCCCGCTGATTAGGCACGACAGTCCCTAAACAATATTTCCATTAGAATTTAGACGAAATTGGCAAATAATCCGAAGGTGTACCTCTGATCTGTCTTCTGGGGATCCTTCAATTAAATcgcaaatattgaaaaataccTCTTGAATTGAAAACGATGTATCCATTGGATCTTCAACATGCCTGTTTTTCGGACAACGGGCTTCTGAACTGACTCGAAGAAACTGTCGTAAAATATGTCGAATTCAATTAGCATTTTTCACACAAAGattgcaaacatttttcattcgttaagtgaatattcaaataactaattaagCTTATGAAGTTATTGGACTTGTTTACAATAAATGACTGCAATACCTCGCTCACATTACATTCTCAGCCCAAATAACAAATTGGTTCGATTGAGTTCTAATATAATTTTAATCGCTTTTATACCTGATCGGATATCGGTTCATGacaatcaataattttttgccaCAGATCAGTATTGTTTTTCTGCTGACATGCCATTGCAGTTGCTGCTAGCAGTTGTTGTGTCGATATACATGCGGCTGTAAGAGCACTTGTGTCTTGTGCACTAATTTGCTGTACACACCAAATTCCGACAATGAAGTATAACACTTTCATTTTAGagatttttaaagaaaatatgtgAGAGCTCGATCTACACTGTCGAATTAAGCGTTGTTTTGTGACTTTTATAGTTAAATTCGTTGAGTGTATAGCACACCTGAACAAATAATGTGTCTTTCCATACTTGAACAAATAATGTATCTTTCCATACTTGACAAGTTTAAggtttttcgaataatttttggaTAGTCTTCGTAGGAATGATTACATGGTATGAGACCTAATGACATTGATTCCAAAACGGTAgtagacatttttcacaacactCAAACTATCTAAATTAGGAATTCCGTGACACAAAAGTGCTACTGGAGATTacgattttgatttataaGTCGATGAATGGAAACATTTCGACTTTAAGAGTCAGTTCGCCAATTCGtgagacaaattttcaatttatgaaaCAGGCTCGCTCCTATATTATTGaattatagctcattcgatttgtcgttcaattctagcgaacacgtatctgccatttttttttttttcaaataaaatacacTTTGGGTGTA
This region of Bradysia coprophila strain Holo2 chromosome IV, BU_Bcop_v1, whole genome shotgun sequence genomic DNA includes:
- the LOC119086053 gene encoding uncharacterized protein LOC119086053, giving the protein MKVLYFIVGIWCVQQISAQDTSALTAACISTQQLLAATAMACQQKNNTDLWQKIIDCHEPISDQFLRVSSEARCPKNRHVEDPMDTSFSIQEVFFNICDLIEGSPEDRSEGLSCLISGTMSPYRMSHAFEVNIVHLLFGENVPCDLGICIKKLFNFS